One Brassica napus cultivar Da-Ae chromosome A5, Da-Ae, whole genome shotgun sequence DNA window includes the following coding sequences:
- the LOC106402236 gene encoding putative BPI/LBP family protein At3g20270 yields MSMNRNKDKVVLTIKDDSPFSYLQEDVLVEILIRVPISDWEHISSVRKQWADLFRGEGLWQAALNRAYPLASKTQRWTGPIRQGSSKRRFMALYISKNILGVETDIDEMLGHIYLFLKDQLQLSTTPASGVLHGTMIDQLIVSGKSKEEADELVTKIWLALLDNIEDTKHTFLVLKSIAQEYDGFLPYPYSRPIKVQWKVFEKLFVDFRDLLFDHSEYCDLIGIAKKKFPTLPHLWLATNPNFFKKMILTKVITSLALFVLSISPSLAQAKDGGHVSLLVSETGLDLAKDFLIHKVISTTLPLQLPEIEKKVKIPLVGKVQMGLKNIKIYAVDVRSSRVETGGDGIVLSVSGATADVSMDWSYAYKASFFHIADHGVASVKVKGMDLRTTVSLVGENGSLKIASRDSDCKVKSIGIHINGGASWLYQGVVDAFEKKIITTVEETVSNKILEKMKKLDAKLQSLPKEGKIDDNVAVNLTFTGSPVLDDSSVEVGINGLFMANGDGDKKVSGSISSFLTPRVKRMVGISIEEEVFNSATLVYFIAKRMHVDIQETKNGSALSTSDWKLILPELYKQYPNVKMMLNMTVTSPPAVNITKNGIDAIIDLEISIDVQNSGAVLSVARISVVLDVGGTAEIAANNLAGSLRLKGFNATMTWSKLGDLQANYIQDVVSTILESLFLPYVNTRLMRGFPLPFTHGFKIKNTEIVYVENGVMVCSDVAFG; encoded by the exons ATGTCAATGAACCGAAACAAAGACAAGGTTGTCCTAACAATAAAAGATGATAGTCCCTTTAGCTATCTTCAAGAAGATGTCTTGGTAGAGATATTAATCAGAGTTCCAATATCAGACTGGGAACATATCTCCTCCGTTAGAAAGCAGTGGGCTGATTTGTTCCGTGGAGAAGGCTTATGGCAAGCTGCTCTGAACCGGGCGTATCCTCTTGCCAGCAAAACTCAGAGATGGACTGGACCAATACGCCAAGGATCAAGCAAACG GAGATTTATGGCTTTATACATAAGCAAAAACATATTAGGTGTGGAGACAGACATAGATGAAATGCTTGgacatatttacttattcttgAAAGATCAGCTTCAGCTTTCAACTACTCCTGCTTCAGGCGTCCTGCACGGAACCATGATCG ACCAATTGATTGTTAGTGGCAAATCCAAAGAAGAAGCTGATGAGCTCGTTACAAAGATCTGGCTGGCTCTTCTCGACAATATAGAGGACACGAAACATACCTTTCTTGTTCTGAAATCCATTGCACAAGAATATGAT GGGTTTCTTCCATATCCATATTCAAGACCGATCAAAGTACAATGGAAAGTGTTTGAGAAACTGTTTGTAGACTTCCGCGACTTGTTGTTTGATCATTCAGAGTACTGCGACTTAATAGGAATCGCCAAGAAGAAGTTTCCGACATTACCTCATCTTTGGTTAG CAACAAACCCCAACTTCttcaaaaaaatgattctcaCGAAAGTGATAACGTCCCTCGCTCTCTTCGTCCTCTCTATCTCACCGTCCTTGGCTCAGGCCAAAGACGGCGGACACGTGTCGCTACTCGTCTCCGAAACGGGTCTTGACTTAGCCAAAGACTTCCTCATCCACAAGGTGATATCCACGACGCTTCCGCTTCAGCTACCTGAGATCGAGAAGAAGGTTAAGATCCCTTTGGTAGGGAAAGTACAGATGGGtctgaaaaatataaagatatacgCGGTTGATGTTCGGTCGTCGAGGGTCGAGACCGGAGGAGATGGAATCGTTTTGAGTGTTTCGGGGGCGACGGCAGATGTGAGCATGGATTGGTCGTATGCTTATAAAGCTTCCTTCTTTCATATTGCTGATCATGGAGTTGCCTCTGTTAAG GTTAAAGGAATGGATTTGAGAACCACTGTCAGTTTGGTTGGTGAAAATGGAAGTCTAAAGATTGCTTCAAGGGATAGTGATTGTAAAGTGAAGAGCATTGGTATTCATATCAATGGTGGTGCTTCTTGGCTATACCAAGG GGTGGTTGATGCGTTTGAGAAGAAGATTATTACAACAGTTGAAGAGACTGTTTCTAATAAgattttggagaagatgaagaagcttgatgCTAAGTTGCAATCACTTCCAAAAGAGGGAAAGATTGATGACAATGTTGCAGTGAACCTCACTTTTACAGGAAGCCCTGTGTTGGATGATTCTTCTGTTGAAGTTGGAATCAATGGTTTGTTCATGGCAAATGGCGATGGTGATAAAAAAGTTTCAGGATCTATTTCTTCTTTCTTGACTCCCAGGGTTAAAAGAATGGTGGGAATTTCCATAGAAGAAGAAGTTTTCAACTCTGCAACACTTGTCTACTTCATT gCAAAGAGGATGCATGTGGATATCCAGGAAACGAAGAACGGGTCGGCTCTAAGCACATCTGACTGGAAACTCATACTTCCAGAGCTCTACAAACAATATCCAAATGTTAAAATGATGCTTAACATGACGGTAACGTCTCCGCCTGCTGTTAACATCACAAAGAATGGCATTGATGCAATCATTGATCTAGAGATATCAATCGATGTCCAAAACTCTGGAGCTGTCCTATCTGTAGCACGCATATCAGTG GTTCTGGATGTTGGAGGTACTGCAGAAATAGCAGCGAACAATTTAGCAGGTAGCCTCAGATTAAAAGGTTTCAATGCGACAATGACGTGGAGTAAACTTGGAGATCTTCAAGCAAACTATATTCAG GATGTAGTGTCGACGATTCTTGAATCCTTGTTTCTGCCGTACGTAAACACACGCCTTATGAGAGGTTTCCCTTTGCCGTTTACGCACGGTTTCAAGATCAAAAACACAGAGATTGTCTATGTTGAAAATGGCGTAATGGTCTGCAGTGATGTCGCCTTTGGTTAG
- the LOC125608830 gene encoding uncharacterized protein LOC125608830 gives MSMNRNKDKVVLTIKDDSPFSYLQEDVLVEILIRVPISDWEHISSVRKQWADLFRGEGLWQAALNRAYPLASKTQRWTGPIRQGSSKRRFMALYISKNILGVETDIDEMLGHIYLFLKDQLQLSTTPASGVLHGTMIDQLIVSGKSKEEADELVTKIWLALLDNIEDTKHTFLVLKSIAQEYDIISNPLPSK, from the exons ATGTCAATGAACCGAAACAAAGACAAGGTTGTCCTAACAATAAAAGATGATAGTCCCTTTAGCTATCTTCAAGAAGATGTCTTGGTAGAGATATTAATCAGAGTTCCAATATCAGACTGGGAACATATCTCCTCCGTTAGAAAGCAGTGGGCTGATTTGTTCCGTGGAGAAGGCTTATGGCAAGCTGCTCTGAACCGGGCGTATCCTCTTGCCAGCAAAACTCAGAGATGGACTGGACCAATACGCCAAGGATCAAGCAAACG GAGATTTATGGCTTTATACATAAGCAAAAACATATTAGGTGTGGAGACAGACATAGATGAAATGCTTGgacatatttacttattcttgAAAGATCAGCTTCAGCTTTCAACTACTCCTGCTTCAGGCGTCCTGCACGGAACCATGATCG ACCAATTGATTGTTAGTGGCAAATCCAAAGAAGAAGCTGATGAGCTCGTTACAAAGATCTGGCTGGCTCTTCTCGACAATATAGAGGACACGAAACATACCTTTCTTGTTCTGAAATCCATTGCACAAGAATATGATATAATTTCGAATCCTCTACCTAGCAAATGA
- the LOC125608831 gene encoding pumilio homolog 5-like isoform X2 — protein sequence MTTQSAMRMVEGDHVKSWQASSRDHPTGIFGSHDMAVEDLRFLMERNRLDSSGSDHTGKIPSRSGSAPPSMEGSFAALRNLLKHQEGSFSRSIENYGSEEEIRSDPGYVAYYLSNINLNPRLPPPLISRENQHLLRHLGGDGNNLSPTASWDDMGVRSSLLASRTALSTHREEPEDEASSGEQLTFASLPGRRKSFADIIQRPHSAGNHPTAEDIHAISSGIASERTRRVPESDISVVNLLRETDSLSMEAIASEDPFTSELSSQSSTNTQNERSNARVGSREDNNLSAFGASGPSSAASRMRGNQEEPRRMPVQYTPSSYQVQATSPQQMTYPRMGGGTHDMMQNLPRIATGESSGMYLPQYGYSGYPPASGVVPQYMSGYPSHEATVPMPYDISSPSSGYNNSFSRESFSPTAQNTPLVLFNKNESK from the exons ATGACGACGCAGAGCGCTATGAGGATGGTGGAAGGTGATCATGTAAAAAGTTGGCAGGCTTCCTCTAGGGATCATCCCACTGGGATATTTGGTTCACATGATATGGCTGTTGAAGATTTAAGGTTCCTTATGGAAAGAAATAGATTGGATAGTAGTGGAAGTGATCATACAGGTAAGATCCCTAGTAGGAGTGGGAGCGCGCCGCCTAGCATGGAAGGTTCATTTGCAGCTCTTAGGAATCTCTTGAAACATCAGGAAGGTAGTTTTAGTAGGTCTATTGAGAATTATGGCTCTGAAGAAGAGATACGTAGCGATCCTGGTTATGTAGCTTACTATCTGTCCAACATCAACTTGAACCCGAGGCTCCCTCCTCCGTTGATCTCACGTGAGAATCAGCACTTGCTGCGTCATTTGGGTGGTGATGGTAATAACCTGAGTCCAACAGCGTCTTGGGATGATATGGGGGTAAGATCTTCCTTGCTTGCTTCTAGAACTGCGCTTTCTACACATAGAGAGGAGCCTGAGGACGAGGCTTCTTCTGGTGAACAGCTGACTTTTGCTTCTTTGCCTGGTCGTCGTAAGAGCTTTGCTGATATCATTCAG CGGCCTCATTCGGCAGGGAACCATCCAACAGCAGAAGACATACATGCCATTTCTTCTGGTATAGCTTCAGAAAGGACAAGAAGAGTACCAGAGTCTGATATAAGTGTGGTGAATCTTCTGAGGGAGACAGATTCTCTCTCCATGGAGGCTATTGCTAGTGAAGATCCTTTTACCTCTGAGTTGAGCTCACAAAGTTCAACCAACACTCAGAATGAGAGATCAAATGCGAGGGTAGGGAGCCGCGAGGACAACAATCTATCTGCTTTTGGTGCTTCTGGTCCATCCTCTGCTGCTTCTAGAATGAGGGGGAACCAAGAAGAGCCAAGGAGAATGCCTGTGCAATATACACCTTCATCATACCAGGTTCAAGCTACTTCACCACAACAAATGACCTATCCGAGGATGGGTGGTGGTACACACGACATGATGCAGAACTTGCCTAGGATTGCAACTGGAGAG TCCTCGGGTATGTACCTCCCTCAGTATGGTTATAGCGGTTACCCTCCTGCCTCTGGTGTTGTCCCTCAGTATATGAGTGGATACCCATCTCATGAAGCCACTGTTCCTATGCCATATGATATCTCATCGCCTTCTTCGGGCTACAACAACTCCTTCTCTCGTGAATCCTTTTCACCTACTGCACAGAACACTCCTCTCGTGTTATTCAACAAAAATGAAAGTAAATGA
- the LOC125608831 gene encoding pumilio homolog 5-like isoform X1: MTTQSAMRMVEGDHVKSWQASSRDHPTGIFGSHDMAVEDLRFLMERNRLDSSGSDHTGKIPSRSGSAPPSMEGSFAALRNLLKHQEGSFSRSIENYGSEEEIRSDPGYVAYYLSNINLNPRLPPPLISRENQHLLRHLGGDGNNLSPTASWDDMGVRSSLLASRTALSTHREEPEDEASSGEQLTFASLPGRRKSFADIIQRPHSAGNHPTAEDIHAISSGIASERTRRVPESDISVVNLLRETDSLSMEAIASEDPFTSELSSQSSTNTQNERSNARVGSREDNNLSAFGASGPSSAASRMRGNQEEPRRMPVQYTPSSYQVQATSPQQMTYPRMGGGTHDMMQNLPRIATGEVHSSFQSPHGLASPPMYTSTAAYMTSLSPFYNHNFQSSGMYLPQYGYSGYPPASGVVPQYMSGYPSHEATVPMPYDISSPSSGYNNSFSRESFSPTAQNTPLVLFNKNESK; encoded by the exons ATGACGACGCAGAGCGCTATGAGGATGGTGGAAGGTGATCATGTAAAAAGTTGGCAGGCTTCCTCTAGGGATCATCCCACTGGGATATTTGGTTCACATGATATGGCTGTTGAAGATTTAAGGTTCCTTATGGAAAGAAATAGATTGGATAGTAGTGGAAGTGATCATACAGGTAAGATCCCTAGTAGGAGTGGGAGCGCGCCGCCTAGCATGGAAGGTTCATTTGCAGCTCTTAGGAATCTCTTGAAACATCAGGAAGGTAGTTTTAGTAGGTCTATTGAGAATTATGGCTCTGAAGAAGAGATACGTAGCGATCCTGGTTATGTAGCTTACTATCTGTCCAACATCAACTTGAACCCGAGGCTCCCTCCTCCGTTGATCTCACGTGAGAATCAGCACTTGCTGCGTCATTTGGGTGGTGATGGTAATAACCTGAGTCCAACAGCGTCTTGGGATGATATGGGGGTAAGATCTTCCTTGCTTGCTTCTAGAACTGCGCTTTCTACACATAGAGAGGAGCCTGAGGACGAGGCTTCTTCTGGTGAACAGCTGACTTTTGCTTCTTTGCCTGGTCGTCGTAAGAGCTTTGCTGATATCATTCAG CGGCCTCATTCGGCAGGGAACCATCCAACAGCAGAAGACATACATGCCATTTCTTCTGGTATAGCTTCAGAAAGGACAAGAAGAGTACCAGAGTCTGATATAAGTGTGGTGAATCTTCTGAGGGAGACAGATTCTCTCTCCATGGAGGCTATTGCTAGTGAAGATCCTTTTACCTCTGAGTTGAGCTCACAAAGTTCAACCAACACTCAGAATGAGAGATCAAATGCGAGGGTAGGGAGCCGCGAGGACAACAATCTATCTGCTTTTGGTGCTTCTGGTCCATCCTCTGCTGCTTCTAGAATGAGGGGGAACCAAGAAGAGCCAAGGAGAATGCCTGTGCAATATACACCTTCATCATACCAGGTTCAAGCTACTTCACCACAACAAATGACCTATCCGAGGATGGGTGGTGGTACACACGACATGATGCAGAACTTGCCTAGGATTGCAACTGGAGAGGTACATTCGAGTTTCCAATCTCCTCATGGTTTGGCATCGCCTCCTATGTATACATCAACCGCAGCTTATATGACATCTCTGAGCCCGTTTTACAATCATAACTTTCAGTCCTCGGGTATGTACCTCCCTCAGTATGGTTATAGCGGTTACCCTCCTGCCTCTGGTGTTGTCCCTCAGTATATGAGTGGATACCCATCTCATGAAGCCACTGTTCCTATGCCATATGATATCTCATCGCCTTCTTCGGGCTACAACAACTCCTTCTCTCGTGAATCCTTTTCACCTACTGCACAGAACACTCCTCTCGTGTTATTCAACAAAAATGAAAGTAAATGA
- the LOC106428826 gene encoding uncharacterized protein LOC106428826, with protein MTDLVIRHTKRLPQSRCSPFTNGTTDVTKEKEQKEEAARLGVELSLFMAEAMFILSDDRRSMTYFCFFTLFKTKMDRRGPAVRRLYRVIQLVYATYIKPKNLVYIDGGKSTQSKLMGTFRQDFVSAIRGLAHIVSTLEIGCLVKPSVLEQYNQELQKLEENLRSVKDVSEANGFAREAIESEILPLWKSLFETNSQVIKLDKTINSELLRPLLNELNKEVCARSLRGYYWFVSLEDF; from the exons ATGACTGACCTTGTTATCCGTCACACAAAGAGACTACCACAGTCTAGATGTTCCCCTTTCACTAATGG gACTACTGATGTCACCAAAGAGAAAGAGCAGAAAGAAGAAGCTGCGCGACTCGGAGTTGAGCTCTCGCTCTTTATGGCTGAAGCAATGTTCATATTATCCGATGACAGACGTTCTATGACGTACTTCTGTTTTTTTACATTGTTTAAAACAAAGATGGATCGTCGTGGTCCCGCGGTAAGACGATTGTACCGTGTTATACAACTCGTGTATGCAACATATATCAAACCCAAGAATCTCGTCTACATTGACGGTGGAAAATCCACTCAGTCAAAACTGATGGGGACGTTCCGACAGGATTTTGTTTCTGCCATCAGAGGTTTGGCTCACATTGTTTCCACTCTCGAAATTGGTTGCCTAGTGAAACCGTCTGTTTTGGAGCAATACAACCAAGAGCTGCAGAAGCTAGAGGAGAATTTGAGGTCTGTCAAGGATGTTTCAGAGGCAAATGGGTTTGCTAGGGAAGCAATAGAGTCTGAGATTCTTCCCCTGTGGAAGTCTCTCTTTGAAACAAATTCTCAAGTGATAAAACTTGATAAGACTATTAATAGTGAGCTGCTTAGGCCTCTCTTGAACGAATTGAACAAGGAGGTTTGTGCTCGTAGTCTTAGGGGCTATTATTGGTTTGTGAGTTTAGAAgatttttga